In a single window of the Pseudochaenichthys georgianus chromosome 16, fPseGeo1.2, whole genome shotgun sequence genome:
- the LOC117460628 gene encoding LOW QUALITY PROTEIN: uncharacterized protein (The sequence of the model RefSeq protein was modified relative to this genomic sequence to represent the inferred CDS: inserted 1 base in 1 codon; deleted 1 base in 1 codon) has product MSYTANYSYQYVSVQRIKKALLWLQAYNPYYADILFNTKWLNRYEQDVNQQPPDEHTQPEEACVDEEPSHDRQTHGMFMDTCLQPVDLGQEILDRYDTTLNIAPAEGNNPVALLTDKTNESKSFPVLFPLGGPTYHDFRNHRVTLASYFKSRIMHADGRFAHNVDYIFYAQYXTEVQMVSSSISIALRKGHFGTSPGTITGDMLNNTDTLKKILQTNDGYRFLRPIRGTPAFWAGAQKDVFAMVRQLGLPTFFCSFSAADMRWENLLISMMRQEGRCDNVADLDWSDKCGLLRHNPVTAARMFDKRWRTFLKEVIQSPSQPIGKVVDFFYRVEFQQRGSPHIHAIFWIANSPQVDRDSDEEVVLFVDKYISCSLPEGDDSLQEQVSTLQTHSKKHSKSCRKKRTVCRFNFPRPPSDSSFVSRGRNTDDLCSPQDTTNNHMTKDAACKLMTKVKDTVTDVRETFTTVSQLYDKLGMTQQLLETAFACVAGKTQVVLRRQPADVWVNPYHKHLLSAWNANMDIQFVVNAYACIVYIISYIAKAEREMGLFISAAHREATQEGNTDAKQAMRKMGRVYLHNRDVCAQEAVYRLLQMPLKGCSCATVYIPTGEHATRISRPMATLKRMANSQTLTNDNMWMTSPVDRYAARPSEPLFHQICLATFLSEYRVLSNSESPRKKIQLGQGLGFIQKRQPARTAVVRYVRFSNDTQPEKYFQNILQLFLPYRVADDLKPPGCPTFEEFYRHGHWLLDGQPHSVKDTVDVNRQTFEKECQDITHSANDIVNQDILEDAWCQMCPDQCLEDLECDEEMRLRVQTVDEDTDDNPDIPDSGAQGSRFEAHANSMCRPDVLNLLRSLNVQQRDIFYQVRHWCHAKVNGKQPTPFHVFITGSAGTGKTHLIKAIQYEATILLSQVASSPDKVTVLLTAPTGIAAYSIQATTIHSTLSIGMNVKLPYMPLGEAKLSTLRTELNDLQILVIDEISMVSHNLLAYIHGRLRQIMQPGDHSPFGNVCVIAVGDFVQLSPVQAKALYLEAPLCDLWNGNFSIAQLTTIVRQQDTVFAEMLNRLRTRLKTTALHPSDIALLKNCETGLASSALHIFPTNAQVNAHNIIQLGATCPDHLCVQALDYEKNPKTRLMQLKQGHFKHVYQSILPESLDIGHGARVMLIKNIDVSDGLVNGVCGEVMNIVMNDSKTSDNTVFVKFDSDKVGSHRRTRSPKSPAHISATPIHMEEERFGGKGQLRKQFPLKLAWACTVHKVQGLTIDQAVISLKGVFAPGQSYVALSRVSSLLGLTLQDFKDSAIYCKPNIQDSLAGMPAFVPISTTPTQNTLSFSIFSMNVQSLPSHLPDLTLAVQPFPYSCVAVTETWLPHTVTPDTTRIPNYTFHSMPRCKAYNTPDPVLAAYKDQQGGGVGIYCRDHLHYTKLYLPNLNIECIACHFTEDNFIVAVVYRPPNYPMTQFKTNMPQLTNALNATSNNIVMLGDFNQDLLKSTSMSTFMTTLGYSQLVSEPTTEKGTLIDHVYLTNTSPYLGETTVKPMYFSTHEAVQCLLRKRS; this is encoded by the exons ATGTCATACACGGCTAATTACAGCTACCAATACGTCAGTGTCCAGCGTATCAAAAAAGCCTTGCTGTGGTTACAAGCGTACAACCCTTATTACGCTGACATACTCTTCAACACCAAATGGTTAAATCGCTATGAGCAAGACGTCAACCAACAGCCTCCTGACGAACACACACAGCCAGAAGAGGCATGTGTTGACGAGGAACCATCACATGACCGCCAAACACATGGCATGTTCATGGACACATGTCTCCAACCTGTGGATCTAGGACAGGAAATCTTAGACCGTTATGACACAACCCTGAACATTGCTCCTGCTGAAGGTAACAATCCTGTTGCCCTTCTTACAGACAAAACCAACGAGTCCAAAAGTTTCCCCGTCCTTTTCCCACTGGGTGGTCCAACCTACCATGATTTCCGGAACCACAGGGTGACCTTGGCCAGTTACTTTAAAAGTCGCATTATGCATGCCGACGGTCGGTTTGCACATAATGTTGATTACATCTTCTACGCTCAGT AGACTGAAGTACAGATGGTCTCTTCAAGTATCTCCATCGCTTTACGT AAAGGACATTTCGGGACATCACCAGGTACGATTACAGGGGACATGCTAAACAACACTGACACTCTGAAAAAAATACTTCAAACCAATGACGGCTACAGATTCCTGCGGCCCATTCGTGGCACACCTGCTTTTTGGGCTGGAGCCCAAAAGGATGTGTTTGCCATGGTCAGGCAGCTTGGATTGCCCACTTTCTTCTGCTCCTTCTCTGCTGCTGACATGCGGTGGGAGAATTTGCTTATCAGCATGATGCGTCAAGAAGGACGATGTGACAATGTCGCCGATTTAGACTGGAGTGACAAATGCGGTCTTTTGCGTCACAATCCTGTCACTGCAGCACGCATGTTTGACAAAAGATGGCGGACCTTTCTAAAAGAGGTCATACAATCACCAAGCCAACCAATAGGAAAGGTGGTAGACTTCTTCTATCGTGTGgagttccagcagagagggaGTCCTCATATTCATGCCATTTTCTGGATTGCCAACAGCCCACAAGTGGATCGCgacagtgatgaggaggtggtaCTGTTTGTTGACAAATACATTTCATGCTCACTTCCAGAAGGTGATGACAGTCTTCAGGAACAGGTATCAACCCTCCAAACGCATAGCAAAAAGCATTCCAAGTCCTGTCGAAAGAAACGCACTGTATGTCGCTTCAATTTCCCACGGCCGCCAAGTGACAGCTCCTTTGTTTCCAGAGGACGGAATACTGACGACTTGTGCTCGCCCCAGGACACCACCAACAACCACATGACCAAAGACGCAGCATGTAAACTCATGACCAAGGTCAAAGACACAGTCACTGATGTCAGGGAGACTTTCACTACTGTGTCACAGCTGTATGACAAACTTGGCATGACCCAACAGCTGTTGGAAACTGCTTTTGCCTGCGTTGCTGGCAAAACACAAGTTGTCCTTAGGCGCCAACCCGCAGACGTATGGGTGAATCCTTACCACAAGCACTTACTTTCAGCATGGAATGCTAACATGGACATCCAGTTTGTTGTCAATGCATATGCTTGCATTGTCTACATCATTTCATACATTGCTAAAGCTGAGCGCGAAATGGGCTTATTTATCAGCGCCGCTCACCGTGAAGCAACACAGGAGGGCAACACAGATGCCAAGCAGGCCATGCGCAAGATGGGACGTGTGTATTTGCATAATCGAGATGTGTGCGCACAGGAAGCCGTGTACAGACTGCTCCAGATGCCTTTAAAAGGATGCTCGTGCGCCACCGTGTACATTCCCACAGGAGAACACGCCACGCGCATCAGCCGGCCTATGGCCACACTGAAACGCATGGCCAATTCACAGACGCTCACTAACGACAACATGTGGATGACCAGTCCTGTGGACCGATATGCAGCCAGACCAAGCGAACCCCTTTTCCATCAAATATGTTTGGCTACCTTTCTGTCAGAATACAGAGTTCTGTCTAACAGCGAGAGCCCTCGGAAGAAAATCCAACTAGGCCAGGGACTTGGATTTATCCAGAAAAGGCAACCGGCACGCACTGCTGTGGTGCGCTATGTGCGGTTCTCAAATGACACGCAGCCGGAAAAGTACTTCCAAAACATTTTGCAGCTGTTCCTACCTTATCGTGTAGCTGATGACCTCAAACCTCCAGGTTGTCCCACATTCGAAGAGTTCTATCGCCATGGTCACTGGCTGCTAGACGGCCAGCCTCACTCTGTTAAAGACACTGTTGACGTGAACAGGCAAACTTTTGAGAAGGAATGTCAAGACATCACACATTCGGCAAATGACATTGTAAACCAAGACATCCTTGAAGATGCCTGGTGCCAAATGTGTCCCGATCAATGTCTGGAAGATTTGGAATGTGACGAGGAAATGAGGCTACGCGTGCAAACCGTGGATGAAGACACTGATGACAATCCAGACATCCCTGACAGTGGTGCCCAGGGAAGTCGTTTTGAGGCACATGCTAACTCCATGTGTCGCCCTGATGTACTTAACCTCCTCAGATCACTGAACGTCCAACAGAGAGACATCTTCTACCAAGTCAGACATTGGTGCCATGCCAAAGTCAATGGCAAACAGCCAACACCTTTCCATGTCTTCATCACTGGCAGTGCTGGCACAGGGAAAACACACCTCATCAAGGCCATCCAATATGAAGCCACTATATTGTTGTCCCAGGTTGCTAGTTCACCGGACAAGGTCACCGTCTTGTTGACTGCCCCAACTGGCATTGCTGCTTATTCCATCCAAGCCACCACAATACATAGCACATTGTCTATAGGCATGAATGTGAAACTCCCCTACATGCCCTTAGGCGAGGCCAAACTCAGTACCTTACGTACTGAATTAAACGACCTGCAGATCCTGGTGATAGATGAAATCTCTATGGTCAGTCATAACTTGCTGGCCTACATTCACGGCAGGCTTCGCCAAATTATGCAACCCGGGGATCATTCGCCATTTGGAAACGTCTGTGTCATAGCTGTGGGAGACTTTGTCCAGCTCAGCCCAGTTCAAGCCAAGGCCTTGTATTTGGAGGCACCACTATGTGATTTATGGAATGGCAATTTCTCCATCGCACAGTTGACCACCATTGTACGCCAACAAGACACTGTCTTTGCCGAAATGTTGAACAGACTGCGTACAAGACTCAAAACCACCGCCCTTCATCCAAGTGACATCGCACTGTTGAAAAACTGTGAAACCGGACTCGCCAGCTCGGCCTTGCATATTTTTCCCACCAACGCACAAGTCAACGCACACAACATCATCCAGTTAGGCGCCACATGTCCAGACCACTTATGTGTGCAGGCACTGGATTATGAGAAAAATCCAAAAACCAGACTCATGCAATTGAAACAGGGCCACTTCAAACATGTCTACCAATCCATTCTACCCGAGTCCTTGGACATAGGACATGGAGCACGTGTCATGCTGATCAAAAACATCGATGTGTCTGACGGATTGGTGAACGGAGTGTGCGGCGAAGTCATGAACATTGTCATGAATGACAGCAAAACCTCTGACAACACTGTCTTTGTGAAATTTGACTCTGACAAGGTGGGAAGTCACCGAAGGACGCGTTCCCCTAAATCTCCTGCACACATTTCAGCTACTCCCATACACATGGAGGAGGAAAGGTTTGGCGGCAAGGGGCAATTGCGCAAACAGTTTCCATTGAAGTTGGCCTGGGCTTGTACTGTCCACAAGGTGCAAGGACTAACTATAGACCAAGCCGTCATTTCGCTTAAAGGCGTGTTTGCACCGGGACAGTCATATGTGGCTTTGAGCCGTGTTAGCAGCTTACTTGGCCTGACACTGCAGGACTTCAAAGACAGCGCCATCTATTGCAAACCCAATATTCAAGACTCCCTTGCAGGCATGCCAGCATTTGTACCCATCAGTACTACACCCACACAGAACACTCTGTCATTCTCAATATTCTCTATGAATGTTCAGAGCTTGCCCAGTCATTTACCTGATCTAACACTTGCTGTTCAACCATTTCCCTATAGCTGTGTGGCTGTCACAGAGACATGGTTACCTCACACTGTCACACCTGACACTACACGCATTCCAAACTACACATTTCACAGTATGCCACGTTGTAAGGCCTACAACACACCAGACCCGGTTTTGGCAGCATACAAGGACCAACAAGGTGGCGGCGTTGGGATCTACTGCCGAGACCATTTACATTACACCAAACTGTATCTTCCCAACCTCAACATTGAATGCATTGCCTGTCATTTCACCGAAGACAATTTCATTGTTGCGGTTGTTTATCGACCACCAAACTATCCCATGACACAGTTCAAAACCAACATGCCCCAGTTGACCAATGCCCTCAATGCCACATCAAACAACATTGTCATGTTGGGGGACTTCAACCAAGATCTGCTCAAATCCACTTCAATGTCCACATTCATGACAACCCTTGGATACTCCCAACTGGTATCTGAACCCACAACAGAAAAGGGAACATTGATCGATCATGTATATCTCACAAATACAAGTCCATACCTGGGAGAAACCACGGTCAAGCCAATGTACTTCAGCACTCATGAAGCAGTTCAATGTCTACTAAGAAAGCGGTCCTAA